The segment taataataacaaaaacaatcatAGTAACAATAGCAATAATTCCTTAGATATATATAACACTTTTTCAGGCACTCAAAGCATTACAttgaattggggggggggggggggggggggctcccCAACCACTATCAGTGTGTatcatccacctggatgatgtgacggcagccatagtgtgccagaacgcccaccacacaccagctataattggagaggagagagtgatgtagccaattcagggatggagattattaaggggccatgatagagaagggccaatgggggaatttcaccaggacaccggggttatacgcCTAatctttacgagaagtgtcctgggatttttaatgaccacagagtcagggcctcggtttaacgtctcatccaaaagacataGTTAGAAATACagatgtctgtctgtgtattgtACTGTTAACTCATCTAAAAAGCTTCATCACCAGCCTTCTGTCCAGAAAATTTGGGATGACTATAATTATAGTTACTATAACCACGAAACCCACCACTGAAGCCAGGTGTGAGCTCAGCCAGACGCAAGGAGTAGAAAACTGCAGGATGGGAAAGCTTCAAGATCTTCAAGTGCTGCTCAAAGATCTCCTTTCTCTCCTAGAATCATCAGAACCATCAGAGATTATTCCATGTCTCCAAAAAGCTCATATAATCTTACCATCTCACATACAGTACCTGGACAGTGGGGAGGTCAATAAAAATGTGTCTGTCCAGACGGCCTGGTCTCATCAGTGCATTGTCCAAAATGTCTGCTCGATTGGTGGACGCCAAGACAATGACATGATCGGTGGTACCCATTCCTgtaagaaagacagaaacagtgTGAAAACTAGGGACTGATCCACTGGTTGCTTGATAAAATTGGTTGATGTTAAGGTTTTCAGTAATCATTGAAAAGTACACAGACAAACCACAGATAATACCTtcgtaatgttttttttttttttttttaaacaacatttaaaagaaatcaaTAATTACAAGCAGAAAGTCATCTGACCTTGTAATATTCCAACAACTGGACAACTACACCTGAAACAGCGTATATTATATTAGCTTCTGGAGAATTCAGCCTTGCGAGAGCAATGATCGGATCAATGAGCCCACATTTAACCAATAATACTGGTGTCTCCTCAAATATGACCTCAAAATTATCCATCCATATTAGCCAATATCAGAATTTTAGCTCCtacccaaataaataaataaaaaaataaaatcccaatGAGGGTTGGACCAAATGAAAAATCCACATCCAATAGCAATCTATACAAAATGATACAAATCTATAATTTCTAGCATCCGGCATCTCCTTCATACCATCCATTTCCACAAGTAGCTGGTTGAGGGTCTGCTCCTCCTCTGTGTTGCTGAAGCCGGACATGTTAGTGGACCGTTTTTTACCCACAGCATCGATCTCGTCGATGTAGACAATGCAGGGTGCCCGCGTTCTCGCCTCTTTAAACAAACTCCTCACCCTCGCAGCACCAAGGCCTAAAACAGATCGAATCAATCGGCTTtacgcacacacacggccacAAACACTTTCATCAAGGTATTTCTGCATGCTGAGTcaatataaaaatgttcaacAGTGACTACAGGGCTAAAAATACACATCATAGAGCACAGAGCAGTACTGCGTTATTTAGCGAATGCAGAATAAAATCCAACACAAACACTTCAATGTTTCATAATCCTTTGCTCTGCATCAGCACGGTTCTGCTGTAGGAACGGGGTCAGGGTTTTTATCCTCGAAACTTTTAATTCTCGCTACAGAGAAGGTGCTTTACTGTGAACAGGACCAATTCTATCacagctggggttttttttttttttaaatcaataagaGGAGCTTATATGAGATCTCATAGCACTGTGTCAATCTGGGGGAAAATAAGACTATTTCTGTTCCATATGCTTTGATCTGTCAAATAAAGCTTACATCAAACCTGACTTCTGAGACATAGTGAAGGAAGGCCAAACACCAAGCTGAAGTCTCACCTCCAATCACTTCCACAAACTCCGAGCCAGCCATGGCAAGGAAGGGCACCTGGGCTTCAGTAGCGACTGCCTTAGCCAGTAGAGTTTTGCCACAGCCTGGTGGCCCGAGCAGCAACGCGCCTTTGGGTACCTTCGCTCCTAGGGTTAAGTATCTGTCTGGATTCTGCAAATACAAATACTCCATCATTTCCAGTTCTCTAGCTTCTTTTTGGGAttgatattttcatgttttttatgTCCAATACtacaaggtgtcccaaaagtctctatacacaggggaaatgaacacttttccgcaaaatgtcttccaaaatttttcgtacttagtttatatatttttttatttattcatattcagatagcctttaagaatgccattgacaaaagaagaacatatttcaaggccttgatgctcacgtacaagaccttgtctggaacagcaccctcctacctcaactctctcctgaaggcttacgttccctcacgcaatctgcgatcaatcaacgaccgacgcttaagagtacctactcagcgtggctcaaggtccctttcaagaaccttcacactaactgttcctcagtggtggaatgaactcccaacctcaatccggaccacagaatctctcaccatcttcaaaaaacagctaaagacccacctcttccgtgaacacctaatcAACccatacattttattattattttttaaataaaaaaaacttactctgccacttacacctctactctgtgtactttgcttcttctggaactcaactaatggatcttgtacggtagcactacttgtattgttctctgcctGATATCGCTCGGCTCgtgttttctcatttgtaagtcgctttggataaaagcgtccgctgaatgaataaatgtaaggtaaatgtactgaaatcattctcatggctggatcgggaagctgtcgcaaggttgtgatggactttaacatgAAACGTTgaaagcacatcacacacacatgacattcctgctaaactttttaacaaattcaaaaagactggaagtgttgcggaccaatggagaagtggacgtccacggaTATCCACCGAGGAAGGCAGAACAGATGTAGTGCTGGCGTACACAGTCCCCTATGTGTGTAGGCTTTTAGGACACCTTgtacaaaaaatacattaatgtGTTTATACCTTCAGATAGTCCACAAACTCCTTCACCTCCATCTTGGCCTCATGCATCCCGGCTACATCTTTGAAGCTCACACCTTTCCCAGACTTTCCGTCAACGATGGTGAACTTTGCCATTTTTAACTGATTCTAGgtacaatcaatcaatcaatcactaaacaaataaaccaaaaagaaaagaaaaggaaacttACTCCATATACAGTCAAGGAGCCAAAACGGCTTGTCGTCTGAAGCTGGCTTCTTTAGTTGTTTGCCTCTGATGGGCTCactgattatattttatttgtacagcaccTTTAACAATAGATTttgccacaaagcagctttacaaaaatccGGATGTAAATTTAGATTACACAACCACTTCACTTCATATTATTAAGTAATCCCAAATAGACTTGCTTATATGGTTTCGGACTATGTATGACACACCGTTCTCTACAAAAATGGACAAAAGAATTTTATCAAATCTGAAAACAGCAGTAGCATCACACTGAGGGAGGAAGTTTGAAGGTGAAATACAGGTTAGATGTTAGAATTCATATACAGTTCAAATCCGATTTGCATATTTAATTTTGTAATACagatgcttcttttttttattttaaagttttgtGTGCAAGCTGTATGATCATGTCGTCTTTATTTAATAGAATTACAGTACAAAAGGAAACAAGCAAACCTAAACACCACACATATCTTGACTGATTGAGTATATGTGGGAGAAGTTGCATACGGTCACATACTTTTGATATTTGGATAAACTGCTGCCTTAAAAGGAATGTATTAAAAGAGTCATAACTTACAAAAGCACTGAATCCACCCTCTCTTGCACCCATCCCTGCCAGACGGAAGATGTACCACAGGATTCCAACGCCGACAGCAGCCATGCCCAGAGCGTAGAGggcgctgcagcagtgaagagCAAATATACACTGTTAGCATTAGGAtgtagcagcaaaaaaaaaaacttctgtcAGAAGTAATTGTGAATACTTGATCTAGAAGCCTCCTATTTCctcacatatttaaaaaaaatatatccttAAACGGTGGCAGGCTTTGATCAAACTCCGAGTTACAAGCTGAACGTAGGATCGAGGAATTGAAGAGGCAGCAATTATGCTACCGGGATGCAGATTTAAAGTGTGTTAAGAAAGTCTCTTAAAAAGCACAATCATTCGGTTACTACAGTTCACCCAAGTGTGTATACTCTTCCTctttactgtaaaaacaaaaaatcactaTTAGACTACAGCAAATTTTATTGtatacacagtcatgtgaaaaaataagtacaccttatggaaattgttggcttttttgacatatctggacaagcaaacatttgattctctttgaaacagtgcctattaataaagttgatacactatcaaatgatataaaattgacaatttgtagtaattttaacatttcaaattaacaacaaacaaaaataaaaagtcacatggaaaaagtaagtacaccccttacatttattgtcttatttaaacctctcatatcgagtgtctggtgttccctttgttactgAGGTGTATGGGGTCATCATgacaagatctaaagagttctgtaaggcctttgGAAAAAGAAGGTTGTGGAGAgtctatgagtctggcaagggatttaaaaagatctccaaattactttaaatacattattccactgtaaggaaaataatctacacatgatgcagatttcaaacgactggcAAGTTGTCCAGGACtgaccgtcccagcaaattcagcccaataGCAGAACGTCCGatacaaaaagaagtctccaagaaccccaaaatgtcatcacaggatctgctagtaagtcttgcaactgttgctGTCAAAGTGCGTGCTTCTACAATCGGAGAGAGATTGTACAAATTTGAGCTGCATGGGAGGCGtaccaggaaaaagcctttgccaGACTACAGTTCGCCAATAagcatatagacaaagaccaggccttttggaataatgtgttctggacagacgaatcaaagatagagttgtttggccacagtaacagcagacatgtttggcgcagaccaaagacagcttttcaggagaagcacttcataccaactgtgaaacatgttggtggaaatgttatggtttggggttgcttcactgcttcAGGGACCGGAGAGCctgcattcactgattcaactatgaattctgcatcatatcaaagagtgatTGAAAATAATGTGAGGCCACCTGTCCcaaagttgaaccaaaagtggacctttcaacaggataatgatcctaagcacaatagcaaatccaccaaggaacggctcaaaaagaagaaatggagggttatggaatggcctagtcaaagcccagatttgaatcccactgaaatgttgtggggggatttgaaacgggcagcaCATACATGAAAACCCTCAAACACTATGCAACTgatcaaaaattccagcaagctgatgtcagagactggtggacaattatgcaaaatgcttacaagaagttatttctgctaaagggggcgaTACTGGCTTCTGAGTCCaaaggtgtacttactttttccacagaagaataccacatctattgatatttctgttgaataaatgattgaaaaagcttttttttttttgcttgtggttttgttcaaacagatcaactttattaatagggcactgtttcaaagaggatcagggctctgtgtaggccactcgagttcttccacttcaaccttggcacaccatgtcttcatggagctcgctttgtgcacaggggcatcgttaTTCTgcaacaggtttgggcctctaaGTTATAGGATAAGTTATAGGATATCTTTATATTTTAAGAAGGGAAGGGAACCTCTAAGAAGGGAACTTGTAATGCTACAAAATATAAAGATATCCTATACAACTTTACATTaaagtttggggaagaatcacatatgggtgtgatggtcaggtgtccgcaaacttttggccatataatgcaTCTTTTAAATGATCGTTAGCAAGTATTCTGaacttttatattaaattagaatttttttaaaaacctgctaAGAGCCAGTATTATTGCAGTCTCATGCTGAACTACTCACTTCCCAAAGAAGCCTGTGCGCTTGTAGGACACTGGAATTCTATCCTTGGGGTCTATATTGAGTTGATCCTCTGCAGCACGCAGCTTCTCCTCAAACTTGTCAATGTTGGCCACCTGCATGCGGTATGTCAGGGCGAGTCTCTGGAAAACACAACCATACATTGGTGCTACAGAGAAGGGGGAGGAATATGTCAGAATGATGAAGGATGATATGGAGCTTGGGTTTTCTAGGGTCAGTGTgctaagtaaagaataaaaacacaacgtGGTGTGCTAATATGAATCGATCATGCAGctggaactgctgtcagagaacattaatcaacagcttctgaccaatcagactggaGAATGTCACAGCACTGAGCTACAAAATAAGTATGGCTTTATTTGAGAACTCAGTGGTGTGTTAAACTGAGCTTTGAATTAGCACACGGATTCATCAATCGACCTTTGACTTGGCCAGGTCAAACACTGAGGAGAATACGTACAGGCCTGCCAAAAATCACAGCCCCAGGAAGGAGGTCGATCTCCACGATCTCGCTCTCTGGCACGACCTGCACCCGTGCCACCTCGCCTTTAGCCAACATCTCATTTACAAAGTCGTTCCAGGAGATGTTCCCGCCATTGGCGGTGAACAAGTTCAGCAGGCTCATGCAAGCAGCGATGATAAAGAGAATGCGCAGGCGCTCCTTGTACATTTGGTTCTCCTGCTCGCGCCTCTTCTTTTCCTctgaaagaaatataaaaacacacaattaaGAATTATGCAACATTAAGAAGCAATGAAACAAATCTTGTTCCAAACAGAATAGAAGAAATGTATCCAGGataccttcttcttctttgggCGATTTCTTGTTCGGTCCATCTTTCTTCTGTTGTCTATCAGAGGATGTGCTGAAATAATTGACATCACCTGAttggaagaagaatgaatgatgAGGAAGGGTCCAGGTAGTACAGGTACTAGCATTCTAAACGCTGCTGAAAATTGGTGTAAAACTAAATTAGAGTTCTCATGTTCCTGCTTTACAACTGACACAGAATCTAATCCAAGCATTACACAGTAGAAAATTGGTATTCAACATGTGCATACGCGCAGCTGTACGCAATGGAGCTACAGAAATCCTACACAATCGACACTCGTTTACATAAAGAAACACCAACAAATCGccatatatatagtatttttagTTATCAATTATCAGAGGTGGTGCCATAGTATAGCTCCTGGAACTTGAACTTGGCCATGAACTCAAAAGAGCCAATGAATTCACAATGGGCATTTCACCCCTTTTTGTGTGCATGTCCTAACAATATTccagtatatataaatattttgtgaCTTGGTTGGAAAATACTGATGACTCATCTTagcatgagagagagtgtactaCTGTTTAATGCTCTCTAGAAGGATTATGTTCCTCctcataaacataaacagatttGAGACAGTGTGGTGAATCTTAAATAAGTCATTTCGTGAGCACTTCAACCACTCGGCTTTTTTATGTCTGTCTGTGAGCTTCCCCATCTTATTTCTTATTCATCTAGTCAGTAAACACATTCTACTCTAAGTATACAAAAGGAAggcataacaataataacaactataataattacataatgCAAGATAGAATACAACATTTTAGGGatgggatattttttttatattttttttcccccaaaagtaGCAGCCTTGGGATCTAAACCCATAACCTTTGAGTCACTACTTCAGGAGCTTAACAATTGATCTATCAATAGTCAGTGATcgaataaatgtaataacacAATAATCACAATATTCATATATTGATCTTTATGTCAGGAGGTACCAATCCGATACTTGGCATGAAACAGGTGACACTGACTGACACCGATCATGCACGTGAAAACAGGACTCAAACTCATCTGACGTTTCGCATAACATAGCTCCAGAGGCTTGCTGGACGTCACGATCAGATCAGTATCTGCTATCAGCAAAACACCCAGCTTTGAAAAATGGAGAAACTGAATGCGTACATCACCATCCTCAAGTCTCATGTGGTTCCCTATCTAGGGGTTGAGTTAGAGAGATTACAAGGCAATTTTTACAATACCTTTGTTCTCACTGTGTTAAGTTACATACAAATGAAACCTAATAGAAATGTGTAAAGATATACAACTGGTAAAGCTGCTAAAGTTGaaagttttctgacatgggaaagtGGTCAGAACAAAGGGCTTTTCACTTTGAGGTTTCATGGTAACATAGCAAGCTagggtttggtttttttaagttacattttgtcttattatcttaaaaagagaaagaaacagaggatGGTAAGAGATCGACTGTTAATAGTGAAAAACTGTAGTCAAAACAGTGaaaactaacttgttttacaACATTAAACGGAACTAAATAGAAAAAATGTATGGTGCGCCATTGCTTAATAAATTACAAGTGTTAGCATTGAcaaaactgctgtggtataagaagaataaaacacgtagggatgtgctgttattggaaactaATCAACCTTGAGGTGGTAACTGTAACTCCACTTGGACAACACCCCGCGGTTGATTATATAAACCTACAACaggtttgtttttcagtttcttCATGCAGTTTACTCAGTCCTTGTGCACTGCACATTATAGTGCCTCATCTAGTCATCAAATGTATTAGGTTTAATGGGTGAATTACAGCAAGAAACAACTGACCACTGATCAATGCAAGAAGTGCACACATGCAACATtactgtttcatttattacttacCAAGACTCCTCCACAATCCCACTGGATCAGTTAGCAAACTGTTTCTGTAGATCAATTTACTCAGCCCTAGAAATGTTGGACTCAGGGGTCTGTTCAGGATttgctgtaaaaaataaataaatttattaaattaaataaaaaagacgtCATCTACTTAATACTTATACAGCGCCCTACTGGTAATATCCcttaataaaaaatcaaatgtgtGGCTACAACATAGTAACAcatgaagacatttaggtttgagatcaaaagatgaatatgagataaTAGATCAGAAtctcagctttcatttcctgatattcaaatctggatgtgttaaacaacttaaaacatgacaCCTTTGGTGACAGACCAACCAATTTTTTTGGTGAgtaaaagtataggaacagatagccttaaagtaaataaaagtaaagaacACTTAATTCTTGGTTGTATAtcctttgcttgcaataactgcatcgagctggtgacccactgacatcaccaaacatttttcttttatgatGCTTTTCTAGGTTTGTACAGCAGCTTCCTTCCATTGttgttctcccttcagtctcctcttcaagaggtgaaatgctgcacagttgggttaaggtctgatgTTTGGTTAATCTAAAACTTTCCATGTTCCCCaccgatgaagtcctttgttgtgttttcagggctttttgggtcattgtattgctgcatgatgaaattcctcccaattagccatgcaagcccaagccatgacactacctccagcATGTTGGACTGATGAGCTTCTcagttttggatcatgagcagatactttctttctccacactttggtagaggttaatcttggttccagaacttttgtggctcgtcTCTGTACTTCTTTGCacattccaatctggctttctagattcttactgctgatgaatggtttgcatcatgtggtatggcctctatatttctgcacatgAAGTCGTCTTCATGGTACCTTCTCCattgccctgtggaggttgttggtgatttTTCACGAAccgttgtttttgggtttttcttcacagctctcacaatgtttccaTCATCAAAtactgttgttttctttggccGACCTGTCTGACATCTGCATATGAGTGCACCaatggtttctttcttcttcaggacattccaaattgttgtattggccatGCACAATTCTTCTGCAAAGGCTCCGAttaattttccctcttttctcgtttcaaaatggcttgcgtttctcccatagacagctctctggtcttcatgctggtttatcctttttaacaacaaatgcagtcagTCTTCACAAGCGAAACAAAgtgctcaaaccaagagtagacattcagaagtattcattctttaaacaatcgGTTTGAACGGCATGAAGCACCTATccgtcacatgttccaataggGTGggttaaaaaaacccccaaaaggtTCAATGTTCGAAGTTGTTTAACCCATCTAGGTGTAAATacgaggaaatgaaagctgaaattctgatctatcgtcttgtattcatcttttgatctggaacccaaatgtctccaatgtatagcaaaaacaatagaattggtcttgctgttccaatactttcagagggaactgtaaGTCGTGGCCACTGTGATGATAAAGCGTGATCACTGTGTTGTCCAAGCAGAAAGGAAATTACACAAGGCATGAAGACCTACATAGAGGAGAAGCTTTTCTACAACAATGAAGAGAGAattgatttctttttatttccttggtgGATGCTCATATATTGGAGTCACTATGCTTTATGGTACCAAGCTGTGGCCGTGATCTCTTTCTTTGGCGTCATTAGGTCGTGGACATGACCTCATGATCTGGTTCCCACGATTTTCATTACATAACTAATAAGATGGCGAATCGGACATGATGACCATGTCATGATCGGTCCTGAATTTCATCAACTCACTTTACTACTGTAAACTCTCAGGCTGATGTTACTTAACTGACCTGAATGAACTGAGACTTCACACCCCGCCTGGGCTGCACGATAATCCGCCATCCAGCACACTTACTGCATACCGGGATATTCCCTAAACTCGTAGcggaaagtgttttattccttccacAGTGTAAATGAATGTTACGAGGCGACAAAGACCAAAGACGCCCGCCGTTGATGTGTTTACTGTAGCGGCTTCCATGTTGCAGCAGCGCCGCCATGTTCTCTGTTGAGTGGGTGAATCCCAAACCTCTTCCTACTGAGCACAAAGTGCACTACATCAAGCTGTAAAACCGTTCAtttacaccctatgtagtgcacttatgtAGGGGCTGTGAAGAGTTATGAAGAGTCACTTCAGATTCAGTTTGTTTCGATGACGtcgtttgtgtaaacatttaaacacttcGGTTAAAGGATCCTAAAATGTTACTGGAATAAAGTCGGActgacgttcgatattcgcagatatgcggaaattaagggaccgtctctaaaggtacatacgacattgttaaacacgtttctaacttcaatagcatttgaagggaatgacttacagtcatataacccactgtaaagtgttcatctaggtgtcagctatgaCGATACATGTATGAATATgtatgacatatatatatatatatatatctcacaaaagtgagtacacccctcacatttttgtaaatatttgattatatcttttcatgtgacaacactgaagaaatgacactttgctacaatgtaaagtagtgagtgtacagcttgtgtaacagtgtaaatttgctgtcccctcaaaataactcaacacacagccattaatgtctaaaccgctggcagcaaaagtgagtacacccctaagtgaaaatgtccaaattgggcccaattagccatttttctctccccggtgtcatgtgacttgttagtggtacaaggtctcaggtgtgaatggggagtaTGTGTGTTAAATtaggtgtcattgctctcacacttcctcatactggtcactggaagaaGAAGCACTATGAGACATGAatgatcagaatttttttttttgtgttgttattttagacacattatatttgtcaatacccttgacttagatgaagatcagatcacattttatgacaaattcatgcagaaaaccatgaaattccaaaaggttcacatactttttcttgccactgtattttttttgaagaaaatcaTTCAGtccagtacgggtcattttgaccccctttatgcattcgtgaaggtttttttttagttcatgcggtttagggttaaatatcaaaaatctaaaagttgtgcgtcatacctgacacctagttaaacactttacagttggttgtgtgactgtacatcattcccttcaaatgctattgagctttaaataatggtatattttgtgaatgggcccattcggtagtgaaattcatatctaatttacatgtgatttaatagcttatttgaataaatatcaaaaatctaagaggtgtgcattatagctgacacctagatgaacactttacagtgggttatatgactgtaagtcattcccttcaaatgctattgaagttagaaacgtgtttaacaatgtcgtatgtaactttagagacggtcccttaatttccacatatctgcgaatatcgaatatcgaacatccaacatcaaaccaactttatgccagttaAAAACTGTACGCTTTGCACTGCTTTGTTAGTCAGGCTTTATAACTGACTGCAGACGAGACAAATATATTTTCGtttgtggaaaaacaaacaaacaaaacaaaacaaaacatttttctgcGCAT is part of the Ictalurus punctatus breed USDA103 chromosome 27, Coco_2.0, whole genome shotgun sequence genome and harbors:
- the spg7 gene encoding paraplegin — protein: MAALLQHGSRYSKHINGGRLWSLSPRNIHLHCGRNKTLSATSLGNIPVCSKCAGWRIIVQPRRGVKSQFIQQILNRPLSPTFLGLSKLIYRNSLLTDPVGLWRSLGDVNYFSTSSDRQQKKDGPNKKSPKEEEEEKKRREQENQMYKERLRILFIIAACMSLLNLFTANGGNISWNDFVNEMLAKGEVARVQVVPESEIVEIDLLPGAVIFGRPRLALTYRMQVANIDKFEEKLRAAEDQLNIDPKDRIPVSYKRTGFFGNALYALGMAAVGVGILWYIFRLAGMGAREGGFSAFNQLKMAKFTIVDGKSGKGVSFKDVAGMHEAKMEVKEFVDYLKNPDRYLTLGAKVPKGALLLGPPGCGKTLLAKAVATEAQVPFLAMAGSEFVEVIGGLGAARVRSLFKEARTRAPCIVYIDEIDAVGKKRSTNMSGFSNTEEEQTLNQLLVEMDGMGTTDHVIVLASTNRADILDNALMRPGRLDRHIFIDLPTVQERKEIFEQHLKILKLSHPAVFYSLRLAELTPGFSGADIANICNEAALHAAREGYKSIDTFNFEYAVERVIAGSVKKSKILSKEEQRVVAFHESGHALVGWLLEHTEAVMKVSIAPRTNAALGFTQILPKDNFLFTTEQLFERMCMALGGRASEAITFNRVTTGAQDDLRKVTRVAYAMVKQYGMVPSMGQVSFPDTEEQAGIGRRPFSQGLQHQMDHEAKMLIARAYRHTEKLLLDNRDKLVLLANALLEREVVNYDDIEALLGPPPHGPKKMIAPQSWIEAEKDKQDTGEEEPPIPPRDQRKDDEEEIENLVPA